From a single Crateriforma spongiae genomic region:
- the rpsK gene encoding 30S ribosomal protein S11, with protein sequence MAKTNKKKRVRRNVSNGIAHVNATFNNTTVTITDPKGDTLCWASAGTSGFKGSRKSTPFAGQCAAQQAAEKATKFGMRDVEVRVKGPGSGRESAITALQAAGLNVKQIEDVTPIPHNGCRPRKKRRV encoded by the coding sequence ATGGCAAAGACAAACAAAAAGAAGCGAGTCCGACGCAACGTCAGCAATGGCATCGCGCACGTCAACGCGACGTTCAACAATACGACGGTGACCATCACCGATCCCAAGGGGGACACGTTGTGCTGGGCGAGTGCCGGAACCAGTGGGTTCAAAGGCAGCCGCAAGAGCACGCCGTTCGCCGGTCAGTGTGCCGCCCAACAGGCCGCAGAAAAGGCCACGAAGTTCGGCATGCGTGACGTCGAGGTTCGTGTCAAAGGCCCGGGAAGCGGACGCGAAAGCGCGATCACCGCGTTGCAGGCTGCTGGGCTGAATGTCAAGCAAATCGAAGACGTGACGCCCATCCCGCACAACGGATGCCGTCCCCGCAAGAAACGCCGCGTCTGA
- the rpsM gene encoding 30S ribosomal protein S13, protein MGVDIPNDKQIQYSLTYLYGVGFNSAREVCEKLGIDPTLPASDLDDEQLSRISALLERDYVVEGPLRRQVAQNIGRLREIKSYRGMRHRLSLPVRGQRTKTNARTRKGPRKTVAGKKGVKDLR, encoded by the coding sequence ATGGGCGTTGACATCCCGAACGATAAGCAAATCCAGTACTCGCTGACGTACCTTTACGGCGTCGGATTCAATTCCGCACGTGAGGTCTGCGAAAAGCTGGGCATTGATCCGACGCTTCCCGCCAGTGATCTGGATGACGAGCAGCTGAGCCGTATTTCGGCGTTGTTGGAACGTGACTACGTGGTCGAAGGACCGTTGCGTCGTCAGGTCGCCCAGAACATCGGACGCTTGCGAGAGATCAAGAGTTACCGTGGCATGCGTCACCGACTGAGTCTGCCGGTGCGTGGCCAACGAACGAAGACCAACGCTCGAACCCGTAAGGGGCCGCGTAAAACGGTCGCCGGAAAGAAGGGCGTCAAGGACCTTCGGTAA